Proteins from one Mycobacterium sp. HUMS_12744610 genomic window:
- a CDS encoding HAMP domain-containing sensor histidine kinase, which translates to MIRFNRRRRTAWRPASSLSLRWRVMLMAMSTGVMVVLLMDFAVYASVSAALYKDIDNQLQSRAQLMIASGSLGADPGKAIEGSAYSDVNAMLVNPGRSIYTAQQPGQTLPVGAPEKAVINGELLMSRRTASDQRILAIHLPNGSTLLISKSLKPTQAVMNQVGWVLLIVGGIGVVVAAVAGGMVTKAGLRPVARLTAAAERVARTDDLRPIPVVGSDELARLTEAFNLMLRALAESRERQARLVTDAGHELRTPLTSLRTNVELLMASMEPGAPRLPEQEMVDLRADVLAQIEELSTLVGDLVDLSRDDAGQVVHELVDMSEVVDRSLERVKRRRNDIQFDVQVTPWQVYGDSAGLSRAALNLMDNAAKWSPPGGRVGVGMRQLDDSHVEFVVWDYGPGIPPQERRLVFERFYRSTTARAMPGSGLGLAIVKQVVLRHGGTLRVEDTVPGGQPPGTAIYVVLPGRPMPGGPYAAAAADFGPDDPGAHSVPGAPAPGNTANSGESANVISVDSQSARAR; encoded by the coding sequence ATGATCCGGTTCAACCGGCGACGTCGCACCGCCTGGCGGCCCGCCAGTTCGCTCTCCCTGCGGTGGCGGGTGATGCTGATGGCGATGTCGACGGGCGTGATGGTCGTCCTGTTGATGGACTTCGCCGTCTACGCCTCGGTATCGGCGGCGCTGTACAAGGACATCGACAATCAGCTGCAGAGCCGGGCGCAGCTGATGATCGCCAGCGGGTCGCTGGGCGCCGACCCCGGGAAGGCGATCGAGGGCAGCGCCTATTCCGACGTCAACGCGATGCTGGTTAACCCGGGCCGCTCCATCTACACCGCCCAGCAGCCGGGTCAGACGCTCCCGGTCGGCGCGCCGGAGAAGGCCGTGATCAACGGTGAGCTGTTGATGTCGCGGCGCACGGCGTCCGATCAGCGGATACTGGCCATCCACCTGCCCAACGGCAGCACGCTGCTGATCTCCAAGAGCCTCAAGCCCACGCAGGCGGTGATGAACCAGGTCGGCTGGGTGTTGCTGATCGTCGGCGGCATCGGTGTCGTGGTCGCCGCGGTGGCCGGCGGCATGGTGACCAAAGCCGGGTTGCGCCCGGTGGCCCGGCTGACCGCGGCGGCCGAACGGGTGGCGCGCACCGACGATCTGCGGCCCATCCCAGTGGTCGGCAGCGACGAGTTGGCCCGGCTGACCGAGGCGTTCAACCTGATGTTGCGGGCGTTGGCCGAGTCGCGGGAGCGGCAGGCCCGGCTGGTGACCGACGCGGGGCACGAATTACGCACGCCGCTGACCTCGCTGCGCACCAATGTCGAGCTGCTGATGGCCTCGATGGAACCGGGCGCGCCCCGGCTGCCCGAGCAGGAGATGGTGGATCTGCGCGCCGACGTGCTCGCGCAGATCGAGGAACTGTCCACCCTGGTGGGCGATCTGGTGGACCTGTCCCGCGACGACGCCGGCCAGGTGGTGCACGAACTGGTGGACATGTCCGAGGTGGTGGATCGCAGCCTCGAGCGGGTCAAGCGGCGGCGCAACGACATCCAGTTCGACGTCCAGGTCACCCCGTGGCAGGTCTACGGTGACTCGGCCGGGCTGTCGCGTGCGGCGTTGAACCTCATGGACAATGCCGCCAAGTGGAGCCCGCCGGGCGGCCGCGTCGGCGTCGGGATGAGGCAGCTCGACGACTCGCACGTCGAATTCGTGGTCTGGGATTACGGCCCGGGGATTCCGCCGCAGGAGCGCCGCCTGGTGTTCGAGCGCTTCTACCGGTCGACGACCGCACGGGCCATGCCGGGCTCGGGCCTGGGGCTGGCGATCGTGAAACAGGTCGTGCTCAGGCACGGCGGGACGCTTCGCGTCGAAGACACCGTGCCGGGTGGGCAGCCCCCGGGGACCGCGATCTATGTGGTGCTTCCCGGCCGGCCCATGCCGGGCGGGCCCTACGCGGCGGCCGCCGCGGACTTCGGCCCCGACGATCCCGGGGCTCACTCCGTGCCGGGCGCGCCCGCGCCGGGAAACACGGCGAACTCTGGGGAATCGGCGAACGTTATCTCAGTGGACTCTCAGTCCGCGCGCGCAAGGTAG
- the mscL gene encoding large-conductance mechanosensitive channel protein MscL, with amino-acid sequence MLKGFKEFLSRGNIIDLSTAVVIGTAFTALVTQFTDNVIKPLINRIGVNQQSNVGILRIGIGGGQAIDLNNVLSAAINFVIIAAVVYFLVVLPYTTLRKRGEVEVAEDAQVVLLKEIRDLLAQTNGDSSGKRVGAVDKTPPPSHGPRADAESH; translated from the coding sequence ATGCTCAAAGGGTTCAAGGAGTTTCTCTCCCGGGGCAACATCATCGACCTGTCTACCGCGGTGGTCATCGGTACCGCGTTCACCGCGCTGGTCACGCAGTTCACCGACAACGTCATCAAGCCGCTGATCAACCGCATCGGCGTCAACCAGCAGTCGAACGTCGGCATCCTGCGGATCGGCATCGGTGGCGGCCAGGCCATCGACCTCAACAACGTCTTGTCGGCCGCGATCAACTTCGTCATCATCGCGGCGGTGGTGTACTTCCTGGTGGTGCTGCCGTACACGACGCTGCGCAAACGTGGTGAAGTCGAGGTGGCCGAAGACGCGCAGGTCGTCCTGCTCAAAGAGATCCGCGACCTACTGGCCCAGACCAACGGCGACTCATCCGGCAAGCGCGTCGGTGCAGTGGACAAGACGCCGCCCCCGAGCCACGGACCGCGCGCGGACGCCGAATCGCACTGA
- a CDS encoding cyclic nucleotide-binding domain-containing protein, which translates to MGAATALITALAWPQLRLADVLSAEDTAKLAVIRATSVLAPLPALALEQLARAAARLAVPAGAEVIRQGDPGDRFYMIAAGEADVTVDGGPMGTLGPGDSFGEIALLHDVPRLFTVTARQDLDLVVVDRAEFLGALSNHPGAAGRLCGVTAPPVEERLVELDRDDALGGRSVAQLLAAQQPLTGIGADELRELADTTRVVTAPDGAIVIREGDYAQTYYLVLDGAAQVLRGERTVRDLGPGDGFGEQATLRDVPRIATVRAIGDTTLVAVEREAFQRAQRVK; encoded by the coding sequence GTGGGCGCCGCGACGGCCCTGATCACGGCGTTGGCGTGGCCGCAATTGCGTCTGGCCGACGTGCTCAGCGCCGAGGACACCGCCAAGCTTGCGGTGATCCGGGCCACCTCGGTGCTGGCCCCGCTGCCGGCGCTCGCCCTCGAACAGCTCGCGCGGGCCGCCGCCCGTCTGGCGGTGCCCGCGGGCGCCGAGGTCATTCGCCAGGGCGACCCCGGCGACCGGTTCTACATGATCGCCGCGGGTGAGGCCGACGTGACCGTCGACGGCGGCCCGATGGGCACGCTGGGTCCCGGCGACTCGTTCGGCGAAATCGCCCTGCTCCACGACGTGCCACGCCTGTTCACCGTGACGGCGCGCCAGGATCTCGACCTGGTGGTCGTCGATCGCGCCGAGTTCCTCGGCGCCCTGTCGAACCACCCCGGCGCCGCCGGCCGACTTTGCGGGGTCACCGCCCCGCCGGTGGAGGAACGCCTGGTGGAACTGGACCGCGACGACGCGCTGGGCGGCCGGTCGGTCGCCCAGCTGCTGGCGGCACAGCAGCCCCTGACCGGAATCGGTGCCGATGAGCTCCGCGAGCTCGCCGACACCACCCGCGTGGTGACCGCCCCGGACGGCGCGATCGTCATCCGCGAGGGTGACTACGCCCAGACCTACTACCTCGTCCTCGACGGCGCCGCCCAGGTGCTCAGGGGCGAGCGGACGGTGCGCGACCTCGGCCCGGGGGACGGCTTCGGCGAGCAGGCGACCCTGCGCGACGTCCCGCGCATCGCCACCGTACGGGCCATCGGGGACACCACGCTGGTGGCCGTGGAACGCGAGGCATTTCAGCGCGCGCAGCGAGTCAAATAA
- a CDS encoding 5-formyltetrahydrofolate cyclo-ligase, translated as MARVDKTALRARLLAARRDVPDNVRTTEARMLCAALEPVVCAGTVCAYVPVGTEPGSVAMLDMLARRAGRVLLPVARTAADGDPMPLQWGEYRPDALAAGPWGLREPLPPRLPASALAEAALVIVPALAVDRRGVRLGRGAGFYDRSLPARDPRARLIAVVRDDELLDELPAEPHDVAMTHALTPRRGVIALAAGTGE; from the coding sequence GTGGCGAGGGTAGACAAGACCGCGCTGCGCGCGCGGTTGCTGGCTGCGCGGCGCGACGTTCCCGACAACGTTCGCACCACCGAGGCCCGCATGCTGTGCGCGGCGCTGGAGCCCGTGGTGTGCGCCGGCACCGTCTGCGCGTACGTGCCGGTGGGCACCGAGCCCGGATCCGTCGCGATGCTGGACATGCTCGCCCGCCGCGCCGGGCGGGTCCTGCTGCCGGTGGCACGCACCGCCGCCGACGGCGACCCGATGCCGTTGCAGTGGGGCGAGTACCGGCCCGACGCGCTGGCCGCCGGGCCCTGGGGGCTGCGCGAGCCCCTCCCACCCCGGCTACCGGCCTCCGCGCTGGCCGAGGCCGCGCTGGTGATCGTCCCGGCGCTCGCGGTCGACCGCCGGGGCGTGCGGCTGGGCCGAGGCGCCGGGTTCTACGACCGCTCGCTGCCGGCCCGTGACCCGCGGGCGCGCCTGATCGCCGTGGTGCGCGACGACGAGCTCCTCGACGAGCTGCCCGCCGAGCCGCACGACGTCGCGATGACGCACGCGCTCACGCCACGGCGCGGGGTGATCGCCCTGGCGGCCGGCACCGGGGAATGA
- a CDS encoding FmdB family zinc ribbon protein, translating into MPTYTYECTECGDRFDITQAFTDDALTTCEKCSGRLRKRFNSVGIVFKGSGFYRTDSRESGKAKTGGANGSSGTNGSTAPSGASGGGSSESSGSSEKSASGSAEKSAGTSSSSTPSPAAASS; encoded by the coding sequence GTGCCGACCTACACCTATGAGTGCACGGAGTGCGGCGACCGCTTCGACATCACGCAGGCCTTCACCGACGACGCGCTGACCACCTGCGAGAAGTGCTCCGGTCGGCTGCGCAAGCGGTTCAACTCGGTGGGCATCGTGTTCAAGGGCAGCGGCTTCTACCGCACCGACAGCCGCGAGTCGGGCAAGGCCAAGACCGGCGGGGCCAACGGATCCAGCGGCACCAACGGCTCCACCGCCCCATCGGGCGCTTCGGGTGGCGGCTCGTCGGAGAGCTCGGGCTCGAGCGAGAAGTCCGCGTCCGGATCCGCCGAGAAATCGGCCGGCACCAGTTCCAGCTCCACCCCGTCCCCGGCGGCGGCGTCGAGCTAG
- a CDS encoding S1C family serine protease yields the protein MTNHPRYSPPPQQQPGYRTAPNQPGGPAYAQGQQHPYNQQYDWRYPQSQPSPTAQYRRPHDPFGGGGPGAVPGGTGAGPMPGMLPPMGPPPVRQKRSRGGLLAAGALAIAVVSAGIGGAAATVVELGAHSTGGHGGRVIGAASSVPAANMPADSVEQVAAKVVPSVVMLETDLGRQSEEGSGIILSSDGLILTNNHVVAAAAGPGPGKPPAGPVNPAPKTTVTFSDGRTAPFTVVGTDPTSDIAVIRVQGVSGLTPISLGSSSDLRVGQPVVAIGSPLGLSGTVTTGIVSALNRPVSTTGEAGNQNTVLDAIQTDAAINPGNSGGALVNMSGQLVGVNSAIATLGADSPDAQSGSIGLGFAIPVDQAKRIADELISSGKASHASLGVQVTNDKGSPGAKVVEVVQGGAAASAGLPKGVVVTKVDDRPINSADALVAAVRSKAPGDKITLTFEDPAGGGSRTVQVTLGKADQ from the coding sequence ATGACGAATCACCCGAGGTATTCGCCACCGCCGCAGCAGCAGCCGGGCTACCGCACCGCGCCCAACCAGCCCGGAGGCCCCGCGTACGCGCAGGGGCAGCAGCACCCCTACAACCAGCAGTACGACTGGCGTTACCCGCAGTCCCAGCCCTCGCCGACGGCACAGTACCGTCGGCCCCACGATCCGTTCGGTGGCGGCGGGCCGGGCGCCGTGCCCGGCGGCACCGGGGCGGGGCCGATGCCCGGGATGCTGCCCCCGATGGGCCCCCCTCCGGTACGCCAGAAGCGCTCCCGTGGGGGCCTGCTGGCCGCCGGCGCGCTGGCCATCGCGGTGGTGTCGGCCGGCATCGGTGGTGCCGCGGCCACGGTCGTCGAGCTGGGCGCGCACTCGACCGGCGGGCACGGCGGCCGCGTCATCGGGGCCGCTTCCAGCGTCCCGGCGGCCAACATGCCGGCAGACAGCGTCGAACAGGTCGCCGCCAAGGTGGTGCCCAGCGTCGTCATGCTCGAGACCGACCTGGGCCGCCAATCCGAGGAGGGCTCCGGCATCATCCTGTCCTCCGACGGGCTGATCCTGACCAACAACCACGTGGTCGCGGCCGCCGCGGGCCCGGGCCCGGGCAAGCCGCCGGCCGGACCCGTCAATCCGGCACCGAAGACGACGGTGACGTTCTCCGACGGGCGCACCGCGCCCTTCACGGTGGTGGGCACGGATCCGACCAGCGACATCGCCGTGATCCGCGTGCAGGGCGTCTCCGGGCTCACTCCGATCTCGCTGGGCTCCTCGTCGGACCTGCGCGTCGGCCAGCCGGTGGTGGCGATCGGATCCCCGCTGGGCCTGTCCGGCACCGTGACGACGGGCATCGTCAGCGCCCTGAACCGGCCGGTATCCACGACCGGCGAGGCGGGCAACCAGAACACCGTGCTGGACGCGATCCAGACCGACGCGGCGATCAACCCGGGTAACTCGGGCGGCGCCCTGGTCAACATGAGCGGCCAGCTGGTGGGGGTGAACTCGGCGATCGCCACCCTCGGCGCCGACTCGCCGGATGCCCAGAGCGGGTCGATCGGGCTCGGCTTCGCCATCCCGGTGGACCAGGCCAAGCGCATCGCCGACGAGCTGATCAGCAGCGGCAAGGCGTCGCACGCGTCGCTGGGTGTGCAGGTGACCAACGACAAGGGCTCTCCCGGCGCCAAGGTCGTCGAGGTCGTGCAGGGCGGTGCTGCCGCGAGCGCCGGCCTGCCCAAGGGCGTCGTCGTCACCAAAGTCGACGACCGGCCGATCAACAGCGCCGACGCGCTGGTCGCCGCCGTGCGTTCCAAAGCGCCGGGCGACAAGATCACGCTGACCTTCGAGGATCCCGCCGGCGGCGGCAGCCGGACCGTCCAGGTCACCCTCGGCAAGGCGGATCAGTGA
- a CDS encoding SAF domain-containing protein — MAGASLNPSLWRRLTASSRPDWTRTVRARRVAAGGLVVLAGIAMLRPGPDGDHAEVVVAAHDLTPGTALSADDVRLETRSRATIPDGSAADLGAVVGATLAGPARRGEVLTDVRLLGSRLAESTAGPGARIVPLRLADGALLDLVRVGDVVDVLAAPATDSPATGQPAGKVVATDAVVVLVSAGRKAQATEGDRVVLVALPARVANAVAGSTLGQAVTLTLH; from the coding sequence GTGGCGGGAGCTTCGCTCAACCCTTCGTTGTGGCGCCGACTGACGGCGTCGTCGCGCCCGGACTGGACCCGCACCGTGCGGGCCCGGCGGGTGGCCGCGGGCGGGCTCGTCGTGCTCGCCGGGATCGCGATGCTGCGGCCGGGCCCGGACGGCGATCACGCCGAGGTCGTCGTCGCCGCGCATGACCTCACCCCCGGCACCGCGCTGAGCGCCGACGATGTCCGACTCGAAACTCGTTCGCGTGCAACCATTCCCGACGGTTCAGCTGCCGACCTGGGCGCCGTGGTCGGTGCGACGCTGGCGGGCCCGGCCCGCCGCGGTGAAGTGCTCACCGACGTCCGGTTGCTCGGCAGCCGGCTCGCCGAGTCGACTGCCGGCCCCGGTGCGCGGATCGTGCCGCTGCGCCTGGCCGACGGGGCCCTCCTCGACCTCGTCCGCGTCGGCGACGTCGTCGACGTGCTCGCCGCGCCGGCCACCGATTCGCCGGCGACCGGTCAGCCGGCCGGCAAGGTGGTGGCCACCGACGCCGTCGTGGTCCTCGTGTCGGCCGGTCGAAAAGCCCAGGCCACCGAGGGCGACCGCGTAGTGTTGGTGGCGCTGCCGGCTCGCGTGGCGAACGCGGTGGCGGGTTCGACGCTGGGTCAGGCGGTAACCCTGACCCTGCACTGA
- a CDS encoding UTP--glucose-1-phosphate uridylyltransferase — MSRAEVPVPYTAIVPAAGLGTRFLPATKTVPKELLPVVDTPGIELVAEEAAAAGAERLVIVTSEGKDGVVAHFVQDLVLEGTLEQRGKKAMLDKVRRAPQLIKVESVVQAQPLGLGHAIGCVEPTLAADEDAVMVLLPDDLVLPTGVLETMAKVRADYGGTVLCAIEVAPEEISAYGVFDVDPAAGSDNPDVLKVKGMVEKPKAEDAPSMYAAAGRYVLDRAIFDALRRIDRGAGGEVQLTDAVALLISEGHPVHVVVHRGSRHDLGNPGGYLKAAVDFALDRDDYGPDLRRWLVARLGLTER, encoded by the coding sequence ATGTCACGAGCTGAAGTTCCCGTGCCTTACACGGCGATCGTCCCAGCGGCCGGCCTGGGTACGCGTTTCCTGCCGGCGACCAAGACGGTGCCCAAGGAGCTGCTGCCCGTCGTCGACACGCCGGGCATCGAGCTGGTCGCCGAGGAGGCGGCCGCCGCCGGTGCCGAGCGTCTGGTGATCGTCACCTCCGAGGGCAAGGACGGTGTCGTCGCGCATTTCGTGCAGGACCTGGTGCTCGAGGGCACCCTCGAGCAGCGCGGGAAGAAGGCGATGCTCGACAAGGTTCGGCGCGCACCACAACTGATCAAGGTGGAATCGGTCGTGCAGGCCCAGCCGCTGGGCCTCGGACACGCCATCGGCTGTGTGGAGCCCACCCTGGCCGCGGACGAGGACGCGGTGATGGTCCTGCTGCCCGACGACCTGGTGCTGCCGACCGGCGTCCTGGAGACGATGGCCAAGGTGCGCGCCGACTACGGCGGCACCGTGCTGTGCGCGATCGAGGTGGCCCCCGAGGAGATCAGTGCCTACGGGGTCTTCGACGTGGATCCGGCCGCCGGCTCGGACAACCCCGACGTGCTGAAGGTCAAGGGCATGGTCGAAAAGCCCAAGGCCGAGGACGCCCCGTCGATGTACGCCGCGGCGGGCCGCTACGTGCTGGACCGCGCGATCTTCGACGCGCTGCGCCGCATCGACCGCGGGGCCGGCGGCGAGGTGCAGCTGACCGATGCGGTCGCGCTGCTGATTTCGGAGGGCCACCCCGTCCACGTCGTCGTGCATCGTGGATCTCGACACGACTTGGGAAATCCCGGCGGCTACCTCAAAGCTGCGGTTGACTTTGCTTTGGATCGCGACGACTATGGCCCGGATCTGCGGCGATGGTTGGTGGCGCGGTTAGGCCTGACCGAGCGCTAG
- a CDS encoding class I SAM-dependent methyltransferase, producing the protein MTQDDPVALTRALLTTPAVLRHGFLDVLGESTRAPAPTFAQRAMNSPFVATVYERLWRPVSFYTASGVTTGAEQRRAASALRLAAARRLLDVACGPGNFTGPLAGRLAGGGLGVGFDISEPMLARAVLDNSTPRTCYVRGDARALPFADATFDAVCCFGALYLMPEPYRVASEMVRVLAPGGRIAVLTSYSPDFFPIRHILTTGARQIGLTMFDRHCFVDLFAAAGLVDIDQQAQRALQFVAARKPG; encoded by the coding sequence GTGACCCAGGACGACCCGGTAGCGCTGACCCGCGCCCTGCTCACCACACCCGCCGTGTTGAGGCATGGTTTCCTCGACGTGCTGGGCGAATCGACGCGCGCCCCGGCTCCGACATTTGCCCAGCGCGCCATGAACAGCCCCTTCGTCGCGACCGTGTACGAGCGGCTGTGGCGCCCGGTCTCCTTCTACACGGCCAGCGGCGTCACCACCGGCGCCGAGCAACGGCGCGCGGCCTCGGCTCTGCGTCTTGCCGCCGCTCGACGGCTGCTCGACGTCGCCTGCGGCCCGGGCAATTTCACCGGCCCCCTCGCCGGGCGCCTGGCCGGCGGCGGCCTGGGGGTCGGATTCGACATCTCCGAGCCGATGTTGGCCCGGGCCGTGTTGGACAACAGCACGCCGCGGACCTGCTACGTCCGCGGCGATGCCCGCGCGCTGCCGTTCGCCGACGCGACCTTCGACGCCGTGTGCTGCTTCGGCGCGCTGTACCTGATGCCGGAGCCGTATCGCGTCGCATCCGAGATGGTGCGGGTGCTAGCGCCCGGCGGCAGGATCGCGGTGCTGACCAGCTACAGCCCCGACTTCTTCCCGATCCGCCACATCCTGACCACCGGAGCCCGCCAGATCGGGCTCACCATGTTCGACCGGCACTGCTTCGTCGACCTCTTCGCGGCGGCGGGGCTGGTCGACATCGACCAACAGGCGCAGCGGGCGCTGCAGTTCGTCGCGGCGCGCAAGCCGGGGTGA
- a CDS encoding MogA/MoaB family molybdenum cofactor biosynthesis protein encodes MRVEEPSAGALSELGYTVAPMETGAQLVVGRALVVVVDDRTAHGDEDHSGPLVTELLTEAGFVVDGVVAVEADEVEIRNALNTAVIGGVDLVVSVGGTGVTPRDVAPEATREILDREILGIAEAIRASGLSAGIIDAGLSRGLAGVSGSTLVVNLAGSRYAVRDGMATLNPLAAQIIGQLSSLEI; translated from the coding sequence ATGCGGGTCGAGGAGCCCTCGGCAGGGGCGTTGTCGGAGCTCGGATATACGGTTGCTCCCATGGAGACGGGTGCGCAATTGGTGGTGGGCCGGGCGCTGGTGGTGGTGGTCGATGACCGCACCGCGCACGGCGACGAGGACCACAGCGGGCCGTTGGTCACCGAGTTGTTGACCGAGGCGGGGTTCGTCGTGGACGGAGTGGTGGCGGTCGAGGCCGACGAGGTCGAGATTCGCAATGCGCTCAACACCGCGGTGATCGGCGGGGTGGATCTGGTGGTCTCCGTCGGTGGCACCGGCGTCACGCCGCGCGATGTCGCACCGGAGGCCACCCGCGAGATTCTCGACCGGGAGATCCTCGGCATCGCCGAGGCGATCCGGGCTTCGGGCCTGTCCGCGGGGATCATCGACGCGGGGTTGTCCCGCGGTCTGGCTGGGGTGTCGGGAAGCACCCTGGTGGTCAACCTCGCCGGTTCCCGGTACGCGGTGCGCGACGGGATGGCGACGTTGAATCCGCTCGCCGCCCAGATCATCGGGCAGCTGTCGAGCCTGGAGATCTGA
- the glp gene encoding gephyrin-like molybdotransferase Glp, producing the protein MRSVEEQQARITAAAVAPRPIRVAIAEAQGLMCAEEVVTERPLPGFDQAAIDGYAVRSVDVLGVGEVGSDELDGISGDVTEEADRRGGLVLPVMGTIEAGARTPSRLQPRQAVRVHTGAPLPTLADAVLPLRWTDGGTSKVRILRGAPSGAYVRRAGDDVQPGDVAVRAGTIIGAAQVGLLAAVGRERVLVHPRPRLSVMAVGGELVDISRTPGNGQVYDVNSYALAAAGRDAGAEVNRVGIVSGDPRELRDIVEGQINRSEAVVIAGAVGGAAAEAVRTALSELGEMEVVRVAMHPGSVQGFGQLGREGVPTFLLPANPVSALVVFEVMVRPLLRLSLGKRQPMRRIVRARTLSPITSVAGRKGYLRGQLMRDQDTGEYLVQALGGAPGASSHLLATLAEANCLVVVPTGAEQIRTGELVDVAFLAQRG; encoded by the coding sequence GTGCGTTCTGTGGAGGAGCAGCAGGCCCGGATAACGGCCGCGGCGGTGGCCCCGCGGCCGATACGCGTCGCCATCGCCGAGGCGCAGGGCCTGATGTGCGCCGAGGAGGTGGTCACCGAGCGGCCCCTGCCCGGTTTCGATCAGGCCGCGATCGACGGCTACGCGGTGCGCAGCGTCGATGTGCTCGGCGTCGGCGAGGTCGGCAGTGACGAGCTCGACGGGATCTCGGGCGACGTCACCGAGGAGGCGGACCGGCGCGGCGGGCTGGTCCTGCCGGTGATGGGCACCATCGAGGCCGGTGCGCGCACGCCCAGCCGGCTGCAGCCCCGCCAGGCCGTCCGGGTGCACACCGGCGCGCCGCTGCCCACGCTGGCCGACGCGGTGCTGCCGCTGCGGTGGACCGACGGCGGGACGTCGAAGGTGCGGATTCTGCGCGGGGCGCCCTCGGGTGCCTACGTGCGCCGCGCCGGCGACGACGTCCAGCCCGGTGACGTCGCCGTGCGCGCCGGGACGATCATCGGTGCGGCCCAGGTGGGCCTGCTGGCGGCGGTCGGCCGCGAACGGGTGCTGGTGCATCCGCGGCCGCGGCTGTCGGTGATGGCCGTCGGCGGGGAGCTGGTCGACATCTCGCGCACCCCGGGCAACGGGCAGGTGTACGACGTCAACTCCTATGCGCTGGCGGCCGCGGGCCGCGACGCCGGCGCCGAGGTCAACCGGGTCGGCATCGTCAGCGGCGACCCCCGGGAGCTGCGCGACATCGTCGAGGGCCAGATCAATCGCTCGGAGGCCGTCGTCATCGCCGGCGCGGTCGGCGGCGCGGCCGCCGAGGCGGTGCGGACCGCGCTGTCCGAACTCGGCGAGATGGAGGTGGTCCGGGTCGCCATGCATCCCGGGTCGGTCCAGGGCTTCGGCCAGCTGGGCCGCGAGGGGGTCCCGACGTTTCTGCTGCCCGCCAACCCCGTCAGCGCGCTGGTGGTCTTCGAGGTGATGGTCCGGCCGCTGCTGCGGCTGTCCCTGGGCAAGCGCCAGCCGATGCGCCGGATCGTGCGTGCCCGCACCCTCTCGCCGATCACCTCGGTGGCCGGGCGCAAGGGCTACCTGCGCGGTCAGCTGATGCGCGACCAGGACACCGGGGAGTACCTGGTGCAGGCGCTCGGCGGTGCTCCCGGCGCCTCGTCGCACCTGCTGGCCACGCTCGCCGAAGCGAACTGCCTGGTCGTCGTCCCCACCGGTGCCGAGCAGATCCGCACCGGCGAGCTCGTCGACGTCGCCTTCCTGGCGCAACGCGGCTGA
- the glpR gene encoding gephyrin-like molybdotransferase receptor GlpR — MPSIPQSLLWISLVVLWLFVLVPMLISKRDAVRRTSDVALATRVLNGDAGSRLLKRGGPAAGHRSDPDWKPEQEPADDEFMGADQDLHRNPDADQDPETDELQRARPVVVQVATTGSAEPDYLDVDVIEDSGALPAGASAAATEPAPVAVGSDGAPEGTDAGADASDDDEAVRDEEDRYDYVEDSSGLEPEADAGDDEDETPRPSVAPGSRRRRFDSRNAAAVSARKYVFRKRVLMAMAVVLVGSATAAFELTPSAWWICGSATTVTVLYLAYLRRQTRIEERVRRRRMQRMARARLGVENAHDREYDVVPSRLRRPGAVVLEIDDEDPIFEHLDYSVPARNYGWSRELPRAVGQ, encoded by the coding sequence ATGCCAAGCATCCCGCAGTCGTTGTTGTGGATCTCGCTCGTGGTGCTGTGGCTGTTCGTCCTGGTTCCGATGCTGATCAGCAAACGCGACGCGGTGCGCCGCACCAGCGACGTGGCCCTGGCGACGCGGGTGCTCAACGGCGACGCCGGTTCCCGGCTGCTCAAGCGCGGCGGCCCCGCCGCGGGCCACCGCAGCGATCCCGACTGGAAGCCGGAGCAAGAGCCGGCCGACGACGAGTTCATGGGTGCTGACCAGGACCTACACCGCAACCCGGACGCCGACCAGGACCCCGAGACCGACGAGCTGCAGCGCGCCCGGCCGGTCGTCGTCCAGGTCGCCACCACCGGGTCCGCCGAGCCCGACTATCTCGACGTCGACGTCATCGAGGACTCCGGGGCCCTGCCCGCGGGAGCAAGCGCCGCGGCGACGGAACCGGCGCCCGTCGCCGTGGGCTCGGACGGCGCGCCGGAGGGGACCGACGCCGGCGCCGATGCGTCCGACGACGACGAAGCGGTGCGCGACGAGGAGGACCGCTACGACTATGTCGAGGACTCCTCCGGCCTCGAACCCGAGGCCGACGCCGGCGACGACGAGGACGAAACCCCGCGCCCGTCGGTCGCACCGGGCTCGCGGCGGCGCCGATTCGACTCCCGGAACGCCGCGGCGGTCAGCGCCCGCAAATACGTCTTCCGCAAGCGGGTGCTGATGGCGATGGCGGTCGTCCTGGTCGGTTCGGCCACCGCGGCGTTCGAGCTGACCCCCAGCGCCTGGTGGATCTGTGGCAGCGCCACCACCGTGACGGTGCTCTACCTGGCGTATCTGCGCCGCCAGACCCGCATCGAGGAGAGGGTGCGGCGGCGCCGGATGCAGCGGATGGCTCGCGCGCGGCTCGGCGTGGAGAACGCTCACGACCGGGAGTACGACGTGGTGCCGTCCCGGCTGCGGCGCCCGGGCGCGGTGGTGCTCGAGATCGACGACGAGGACCCGATCTTCGAACATCTTGACTACTCGGTGCCGGCGCGGAATTACGGCTGGTCCAGGGAATTGCCGCGCGCCGTCGGGCAGTAG